In a single window of the Streptomyces sp. 846.5 genome:
- a CDS encoding amino acid permease, with amino-acid sequence MSGASSPTPHPGPGRGAATDTGADRRSTFGLPAATALVIGSVIGTGVFALPSALAPFGPIALVAFGVVTLGALALAVTFGSLSKRVPGSGGPYVYAKEAFGEFAGFLTAWSYWITAWAGNAAIAVAWVGYVEVFVDKGHHTAGSIAIALTGLWIPALVNLTGIRNIGAVQVVTTVLKFIPLVFMASIGLLFMKSGNFGTFNASGTSAIGAVSAASAIALFSYIGLETASVAAGRVRNPERNVPRATVYGTLACAVIYILGTLAVFGTVSHASLGSSTAPFTDAANNIVGGTWAGNAVAVAAIISGLGALNGWTMICAEMPLAAARDGLFPTAFSRTVGPKQVPAFGIVSATALASLITVISYTHFTKVFTEIVLLSVLTAVIPYLVSAAAQLYWLVVRGRGDLSPRRFARDVTVTVLALAFSYWSIQGSGYQTVYYGLFVILLGVPVYIWLKRGRGEYGETALPAPARTDNAAAAEPKDTAPAPVSAQLAARTTRPVGLPELLWRALRPRHSA; translated from the coding sequence ATGTCTGGAGCCAGCAGCCCCACCCCGCACCCCGGGCCTGGACGCGGGGCAGCGACGGACACCGGGGCCGACCGGCGGTCGACCTTCGGACTGCCCGCCGCCACCGCCCTCGTCATCGGCAGCGTCATCGGCACCGGAGTGTTCGCCCTGCCCTCGGCCCTTGCTCCCTTCGGACCGATCGCGCTGGTGGCCTTCGGCGTGGTGACCCTCGGCGCGCTGGCCCTGGCCGTGACCTTCGGCTCGCTGTCCAAGCGGGTGCCCGGCAGCGGCGGCCCCTACGTCTACGCCAAGGAGGCGTTCGGCGAGTTCGCCGGCTTTCTGACGGCCTGGTCCTACTGGATCACCGCATGGGCCGGGAACGCGGCCATCGCGGTCGCCTGGGTCGGCTACGTCGAGGTCTTCGTCGACAAGGGCCACCACACCGCCGGATCGATCGCGATCGCCCTGACCGGCCTGTGGATCCCGGCTCTGGTCAACCTCACCGGGATCCGCAACATCGGCGCGGTCCAGGTGGTCACCACGGTGCTGAAGTTCATCCCGCTGGTGTTCATGGCCAGCATCGGCTTGCTGTTCATGAAGTCCGGGAATTTCGGCACCTTCAACGCCAGCGGCACCTCGGCGATCGGCGCCGTCTCGGCCGCCTCCGCGATCGCCCTGTTCAGCTACATCGGACTGGAGACCGCCTCGGTGGCCGCGGGCCGGGTGCGCAACCCCGAGCGCAACGTTCCCCGGGCGACCGTCTACGGGACCCTGGCCTGCGCCGTCATCTACATCCTCGGCACCCTGGCGGTGTTCGGAACCGTCTCGCACGCCTCGCTGGGCAGCTCCACCGCCCCGTTCACCGACGCCGCCAACAACATCGTCGGCGGCACCTGGGCCGGCAACGCGGTGGCCGTCGCCGCCATCATCTCCGGACTGGGCGCCCTGAACGGCTGGACCATGATCTGCGCCGAGATGCCCCTGGCCGCGGCCCGCGACGGACTGTTCCCGACCGCGTTCTCCAGGACGGTGGGACCCAAGCAGGTCCCCGCCTTCGGCATCGTCTCCGCGACCGCCCTGGCCTCGCTGATCACCGTCATCAGCTACACCCACTTCACCAAGGTCTTCACCGAGATCGTCCTGCTCAGCGTCCTGACCGCGGTCATCCCCTACCTGGTCTCCGCCGCGGCGCAGCTCTACTGGCTGGTGGTCCGCGGACGCGGGGACCTGTCGCCGCGCCGCTTCGCCCGGGACGTGACGGTCACCGTCCTGGCCCTGGCCTTCTCCTACTGGTCCATCCAGGGCAGCGGCTACCAGACCGTCTACTATGGGCTGTTCGTGATCCTGCTCGGCGTGCCGGTCTACATCTGGCTCAAGCGCGGCCGCGGCGAGTACGGCGAGACCGCCCTGCCCGCCCCCGCCCGTACCGACAACGCCGCTGCCGCGGAGCCGAAGGACACCGCGCCGGCCCCGGTTTCGGCCCAGCTCGCGGCTCGTACCACCCGGCCGGTCGGTCTGCCGGAGCTGCTGTGGCGCGCGCTGCGTCCCCGCCACTCGGCCTGA
- a CDS encoding universal stress protein, which produces MKRPVIVGVDGSAQSIAAAHWAADEAVLRGSPLRLVYADPWLRALQNIDRQNGDERGSALRMLAQVQAELQERCPTLSIDLALVQGQVVEALVKTAHDGEITVLGSRGLGGFAELLLGSVSLATAARVDVPLIVLRPGTGPGTEQQRTATSQILVGLDAYDPSEAVLDFAFAEAALRGARIRVVHGWALPPSWSSLGWTPPLVQTPDLEAAEAAQLAKAMLSWRDKFPDTEVAEAVRLGGGAAALVEASDRADLVVVGRRARPHGAGLRLGAVAHAVLHHAKAPVAVVPHP; this is translated from the coding sequence ATGAAACGACCCGTGATCGTCGGCGTCGACGGCTCCGCGCAGAGCATCGCGGCCGCGCACTGGGCAGCGGACGAAGCGGTGCTCCGAGGCTCGCCGCTGCGCCTGGTCTACGCCGACCCCTGGCTTCGGGCGCTGCAGAACATCGACCGGCAGAACGGCGACGAGCGGGGTTCGGCCCTGCGCATGCTCGCCCAGGTGCAGGCCGAGCTCCAGGAGCGCTGTCCGACGCTCTCCATCGACCTGGCCCTGGTCCAGGGACAGGTCGTCGAAGCGCTGGTGAAGACGGCCCACGACGGCGAGATCACCGTTCTTGGATCGCGCGGACTGGGCGGCTTCGCCGAGCTGCTGCTCGGCTCCGTCAGCCTGGCCACCGCCGCCCGGGTCGACGTGCCGCTCATCGTGCTCCGTCCCGGGACGGGACCGGGAACCGAGCAGCAGCGCACTGCCACGTCCCAGATCCTGGTGGGCCTGGACGCCTACGACCCCTCCGAGGCGGTCCTGGACTTCGCCTTCGCCGAAGCCGCCCTGCGGGGCGCCCGGATCCGGGTCGTGCACGGCTGGGCCCTCCCGCCGAGCTGGTCCTCCCTCGGTTGGACGCCGCCGCTGGTACAGACCCCGGACCTGGAGGCTGCCGAGGCCGCCCAGCTCGCGAAGGCGATGCTCAGCTGGCGCGACAAGTTCCCCGACACCGAGGTCGCCGAGGCCGTACGCCTCGGCGGTGGGGCGGCGGCGCTGGTGGAGGCCTCCGACCGGGCCGACCTGGTCGTGGTCGGTCGCCGGGCCCGCCCGCACGGCGCCGGCCTGCGCCTCGGGGCGGTCGCCCACGCGGTGCTGCACCACGCCAAGGCTCCGGTCGCCGTCGTCCCGCACCCCTGA
- the adhP gene encoding alcohol dehydrogenase AdhP, giving the protein MKAAVVRDFTAPLVIEDRPLPEPAAQQVRVRIETCGLCHTDIHAARGDWPVRPALPFVPGHEGVGIVEAVGDRVRFVEVGDRVAIPWLAEACGHCDQCVSGCETLCLAQRNSGYSVDGGYAQYALAHGDYVVKVPQGLDPLDAAPLSCAGVTAYKAVKLSGARPGTRVLISGIGGLGHLALQYARIAGAETVAVDVTDEKLALARELGADHVIDARVQDVAAETARLGGAHAAVSLAVSNDSFQAAYASLRRGGVLVLVALPAGGKLELPVFDTVLNGTSVVGSIVGTRQDLAEVFRLHALGRTRVIRESRRLEDVNACFEEVLAGKVTARLVFDLR; this is encoded by the coding sequence ATGAAAGCCGCAGTCGTCAGGGACTTCACTGCCCCGCTCGTCATCGAGGACCGCCCGCTGCCCGAACCCGCCGCGCAGCAGGTGCGGGTCCGGATCGAGACGTGCGGCCTGTGCCACACCGACATCCACGCCGCCCGCGGCGACTGGCCGGTCCGGCCCGCGCTGCCGTTCGTACCCGGCCACGAGGGCGTCGGCATCGTCGAGGCGGTCGGTGACCGGGTCAGGTTCGTCGAGGTCGGCGACCGCGTCGCCATCCCGTGGCTGGCGGAGGCCTGCGGCCACTGCGACCAGTGCGTGTCGGGCTGCGAGACCCTGTGCCTGGCACAGCGCAACAGCGGCTACTCCGTCGACGGCGGCTATGCGCAGTACGCGCTGGCCCACGGCGACTACGTGGTCAAGGTGCCGCAGGGACTGGACCCGCTCGACGCCGCCCCGCTGAGCTGCGCGGGCGTCACCGCCTACAAGGCGGTGAAGCTCTCCGGAGCGCGTCCGGGCACCCGGGTGCTGATCTCCGGCATCGGCGGCCTGGGCCACCTCGCGCTGCAGTACGCGCGGATCGCCGGAGCGGAGACCGTCGCGGTGGACGTCACCGACGAGAAGCTGGCTCTGGCCCGTGAGCTGGGCGCCGACCATGTGATCGACGCCCGGGTCCAGGACGTGGCCGCCGAGACGGCCAGGCTCGGGGGAGCCCATGCCGCCGTCTCCCTGGCCGTCAGCAACGACTCGTTCCAGGCCGCGTACGCCTCGCTGCGCCGCGGCGGAGTCCTGGTCCTGGTCGCGCTGCCGGCCGGCGGGAAGCTGGAGCTGCCGGTCTTCGACACCGTCCTCAACGGCACCTCGGTGGTCGGCTCCATCGTCGGCACCCGGCAGGATCTGGCCGAGGTGTTCCGACTGCACGCTCTCGGCCGGACCCGGGTGATCCGCGAGAGCCGCCGCCTGGAGGACGTGAACGCGTGCTTCGAGGAGGTGCTCGCCGGCAAGGTGACCGCGCGCCTGGTCTTCGACCTGCGGTAA
- a CDS encoding pyridoxamine 5'-phosphate oxidase family protein: MTAHREAAQNSAAAHHAPVPATVRGGRTTRALDSAEALRLLGSVGLGRIVFTQSALPAIRPVNHIIDNGDIVIRTHEGAALTLVTEQAGETGVVVAYEADKIDPDTHLGWSVVVTGYARRVTDPPSLAHYQRLLEPWVDQAMDYAVCIHPEIITGFRLAESTSPLD; this comes from the coding sequence ATGACAGCTCACCGTGAAGCCGCACAGAACTCCGCAGCGGCGCACCACGCACCGGTTCCGGCAACGGTCCGCGGAGGCCGGACGACGCGCGCGCTCGACTCGGCGGAGGCGCTGCGTCTGCTGGGCAGTGTGGGGTTGGGGCGGATCGTCTTCACCCAGTCCGCACTGCCGGCGATCCGCCCGGTGAACCACATCATCGACAACGGCGACATCGTCATCCGCACCCATGAGGGCGCTGCCCTCACGCTCGTGACCGAGCAGGCAGGGGAGACGGGGGTGGTGGTCGCGTACGAGGCCGACAAGATCGATCCTGACACCCACCTCGGGTGGAGCGTCGTGGTCACCGGCTATGCCCGCCGGGTGACCGACCCGCCGTCGCTCGCCCATTACCAGCGGCTTCTGGAACCCTGGGTGGACCAGGCCATGGACTACGCCGTCTGCATCCACCCGGAGATCATCACCGGTTTTCGCCTTGCCGAGAGCACCAGTCCACTGGATTGA
- a CDS encoding metalloregulator ArsR/SmtB family transcription factor, with protein sequence MPVPLYQAKAEFFRMLGHPVRIRVLELLQDGPMPVRDLLAQIEVERSNLSQQLAVLRRSGIVTATRDGDTVVYALAGGDVADLMRAARRILTELLADQQDLLTELREADREAVARST encoded by the coding sequence GTGCCGGTGCCGTTGTACCAGGCGAAGGCGGAGTTCTTCAGGATGCTGGGGCATCCGGTGCGGATCCGGGTGCTGGAGCTTCTCCAGGACGGGCCGATGCCGGTGCGGGACCTGCTGGCGCAGATCGAGGTGGAGCGCTCCAACCTCTCCCAGCAGCTCGCAGTGCTCCGCAGGTCCGGGATCGTGACCGCCACCCGGGACGGCGACACCGTGGTCTACGCCCTGGCCGGCGGTGACGTGGCGGACCTGATGCGGGCCGCGCGCAGGATCCTGACGGAGCTGCTGGCCGACCAGCAGGACCTTCTGACGGAGCTGCGCGAGGCGGACCGGGAAGCGGTGGCGAGGAGCACGTGA
- a CDS encoding ATP-binding protein — MTHPRRWHQPRQPTAARTEPEHRQAVQQHTLTLPNTAASVSLARRTAQMAFTTWGLPATSTVDAALLITTELVANTVRHAARSPQLDLTIALDAQQLTIAVHDEDPVLPPWPPTATTPGGLRVLANLIHQCGGQLNLHPDFAGRGKTVRAALPRTPG; from the coding sequence GTGACCCACCCCAGGCGCTGGCATCAGCCCCGCCAACCCACCGCCGCGCGTACCGAACCGGAGCACCGGCAGGCCGTACAGCAGCACACGCTCACGCTGCCCAATACGGCGGCGTCGGTGTCGCTGGCCCGGCGCACCGCCCAGATGGCCTTCACCACCTGGGGCCTGCCCGCCACCAGCACCGTGGACGCCGCCCTACTCATCACCACCGAACTGGTCGCCAACACCGTCCGCCACGCCGCCCGGTCCCCGCAACTGGACCTGACCATCGCCCTGGACGCACAGCAGCTCACGATCGCCGTCCATGACGAGGACCCGGTCCTGCCGCCCTGGCCGCCGACCGCCACCACCCCGGGAGGCCTGCGAGTGCTGGCGAACCTGATCCACCAGTGCGGCGGCCAGTTGAACCTGCACCCCGACTTCGCCGGCCGCGGCAAGACCGTCCGCGCCGCCCTGCCCCGAACCCCCGGCTGA
- a CDS encoding DUF6126 family protein produces the protein MTEPTGGARRDLASADAAAVLAMIAAADTAAAAQQDDDGSEGGGRRANKGVWIRAAIYVIGFHVFAGFVMLLFYFGGHHH, from the coding sequence ATGACCGAACCCACCGGCGGTGCCCGACGCGACCTCGCGTCAGCGGACGCCGCCGCAGTCCTGGCGATGATCGCCGCCGCCGACACCGCAGCCGCGGCCCAGCAGGACGACGACGGCAGCGAGGGCGGCGGACGCCGCGCCAACAAGGGCGTCTGGATCCGGGCGGCGATCTACGTCATCGGCTTCCACGTCTTCGCCGGCTTCGTGATGCTCCTGTTCTACTTCGGCGGACACCACCACTGA
- a CDS encoding STAS domain-containing protein: MTIQWHYENRPGAGVLSLTGYLGDEATARFAGAVGWAIARGEGAVILDLTGLQGWSPWGRDSVVAAAWRLAERGRPLELAGLPADREPFTPRAGDPVIRQHPDLEAALAAHPSPAVEPDRPSGVPQRWRSADWHDAAPPASP; encoded by the coding sequence ATGACGATCCAATGGCACTACGAGAACCGGCCCGGTGCAGGCGTCCTGTCCCTGACTGGCTATCTCGGCGACGAGGCCACCGCTCGCTTCGCCGGAGCCGTCGGCTGGGCCATCGCCCGCGGCGAGGGAGCGGTGATCCTGGATCTGACCGGGCTGCAGGGCTGGTCGCCCTGGGGCCGCGACTCAGTGGTGGCCGCCGCCTGGCGCCTGGCCGAACGCGGACGCCCGCTGGAACTGGCCGGACTGCCCGCCGACAGGGAGCCGTTCACCCCGCGCGCAGGGGACCCCGTGATTCGCCAGCACCCGGACCTGGAAGCAGCACTGGCCGCCCACCCCTCCCCCGCAGTCGAACCCGACAGGCCATCGGGCGTCCCCCAGCGGTGGCGCTCGGCGGACTGGCACGACGCCGCTCCACCCGCTTCGCCGTGA
- a CDS encoding oxidoreductase: MSLLRKIRGTGRVAEPAPPRPTAVPPPAARELGGSAQVRCVDAGSCNGCEIEIGGAFGPVYDAERYGARLVASPRHADVLLVTGPVTRNMAVPLTSTLAAMAQPRLVVAVGDCALGCGEFAGGYGVQGTVADVVAVDLQVPGCPPSPDAIVAALRTVTGR; the protein is encoded by the coding sequence ATGAGCCTGTTGCGCAAGATCCGCGGGACCGGACGCGTCGCCGAGCCCGCGCCACCACGCCCGACGGCCGTACCGCCGCCCGCGGCACGAGAGTTGGGCGGCTCGGCGCAGGTGCGGTGCGTGGACGCGGGGTCGTGCAACGGCTGCGAGATCGAGATCGGCGGCGCGTTCGGCCCGGTCTACGACGCGGAGCGGTACGGGGCGCGGCTGGTGGCCTCTCCCCGGCATGCGGATGTGCTGCTGGTGACCGGCCCGGTGACGCGGAACATGGCGGTACCGCTCACGTCCACGCTGGCGGCGATGGCGCAGCCGCGGCTGGTGGTCGCGGTGGGTGACTGCGCGCTGGGCTGCGGGGAGTTCGCCGGCGGCTACGGGGTCCAGGGCACGGTTGCCGATGTGGTGGCGGTGGACCTTCAGGTGCCGGGCTGTCCGCCGTCCCCGGACGCGATCGTGGCGGCGCTGCGTACCGTGACCGGCCGGTGA
- a CDS encoding proton-conducting transporter membrane subunit, giving the protein MSVIGPALGAVAGLAGAGSGLGLVLPAQVRAAAVGVCTAGVGAAGLVAGITALGGAGWSARLPDLLPLAGVFLRVDPLSGLFMAVAGAVVVAVAVYGIGYAAPSGHGVLRHGVLRHGVLRHGVLRHGVLRHGVLRHGVSSRGAQAVLPVFAATLLLVPAAASVSTFLLLWELMAVASLLLVLAEHRERPAVRTAGVWYAVMTHLGLVLLLAGLLLFAARAGGETFTALRTGAAAMSPLARGTVFVLVFAAFASKAGMAPLHAWLPRAHPEAPSQVSALMSAAMVNLGVYGIVRFGLDLLGSGSRWWWLLVLVTGALSAVYGILQASMATDLKRLLAYSTSENLGLVLVGVGAAGLFRAGGNLPLAALALAAALLHLVNHAAFKALLFCAAGSVLRATGLRDLDAMGGLRARMPVTAGLFALAALGAVALPPGNGFVSEWLLLQALIHGLVVPGLTTAVVLPLAIAAIALSAGLAAAAFVKALGVGFFARPRSPQAAAAKEAPPLMLVGAGLLATACAALALVPGLLANGLSRAVAASGLTTAQPLTGGELQLRLADISTSLAPLWSVAALLLAVVAVAAAVRAVRPRARRRQARLWDCGGGAPSARMAYTATSFAEPLQRVFDDVLAPEQDLDITPVRESAYLVERVRYQHKVPDRIEHRLYRPVLAALDFVGRRSRPLASGSIHLYLGYGLFGLVALLGVLAVAR; this is encoded by the coding sequence GTGAGCGTGATCGGGCCCGCCCTGGGCGCTGTCGCCGGGCTCGCCGGTGCCGGTTCTGGTCTGGGTCTCGTCCTGCCGGCGCAGGTGCGGGCGGCGGCGGTCGGGGTGTGCACGGCCGGTGTCGGTGCGGCGGGTCTGGTAGCCGGGATCACCGCCCTGGGCGGCGCCGGCTGGTCCGCCCGACTGCCGGACCTGCTGCCGTTGGCCGGGGTGTTCCTGCGGGTCGACCCGTTGTCCGGGTTGTTCATGGCTGTGGCGGGAGCAGTGGTCGTGGCGGTGGCGGTCTACGGGATCGGCTACGCGGCACCGTCCGGGCACGGCGTCTTGAGGCACGGCGTCTTGAGGCACGGCGTCTTGAGGCACGGCGTCTTGAGGCACGGCGTCTTGAGGCACGGCGTCTTGAGGCACGGCGTGTCCTCGCGCGGGGCGCAGGCGGTGCTGCCGGTGTTCGCGGCCACCCTGCTGCTGGTGCCGGCGGCGGCCTCGGTGTCCACCTTCCTGCTGCTGTGGGAGTTGATGGCGGTGGCCTCGCTGCTGCTGGTGCTGGCCGAGCACCGCGAGCGCCCGGCGGTGCGCACGGCCGGGGTCTGGTACGCGGTGATGACGCACCTGGGCCTGGTGCTGCTGCTGGCCGGCCTGTTGCTGTTCGCGGCGCGCGCCGGGGGCGAGACCTTCACCGCGCTGCGGACGGGTGCGGCCGCGATGTCGCCGCTCGCGCGCGGGACGGTGTTCGTACTGGTATTCGCCGCGTTCGCGTCCAAGGCGGGGATGGCGCCGCTGCACGCCTGGCTGCCGCGGGCCCACCCGGAGGCGCCCAGCCAGGTATCGGCGCTGATGAGCGCGGCGATGGTGAACCTGGGGGTGTACGGGATCGTGCGCTTCGGCCTGGACCTGCTCGGTAGCGGTTCGCGCTGGTGGTGGCTGCTGGTGCTGGTCACCGGCGCGCTGTCGGCCGTGTACGGGATCCTGCAGGCGTCGATGGCCACCGACCTGAAGCGGCTGCTGGCCTACTCCACGTCGGAGAACCTGGGCCTGGTCCTGGTCGGTGTCGGGGCAGCGGGGTTGTTCCGGGCCGGCGGCAATCTGCCGCTGGCGGCGCTCGCGCTGGCCGCAGCTCTGCTGCACCTGGTCAACCACGCGGCATTCAAGGCGCTGCTGTTCTGCGCGGCGGGCTCGGTGCTGCGGGCCACCGGCCTGCGGGACCTGGACGCGATGGGCGGGCTGCGGGCCCGGATGCCGGTCACCGCAGGGCTGTTCGCGCTGGCCGCGCTGGGCGCGGTGGCGCTGCCGCCGGGCAACGGCTTCGTCAGCGAGTGGCTGCTGCTGCAGGCACTGATCCACGGCCTGGTGGTCCCCGGCCTGACCACCGCAGTGGTACTGCCACTGGCCATCGCCGCCATCGCCCTGTCTGCGGGTCTGGCGGCAGCCGCCTTCGTCAAGGCGCTCGGGGTAGGCTTCTTCGCCCGCCCGCGCAGCCCCCAGGCCGCCGCAGCGAAGGAGGCCCCGCCCCTGATGCTGGTCGGCGCGGGCCTGCTCGCCACCGCCTGCGCAGCACTGGCGCTGGTCCCCGGACTGCTGGCGAACGGGCTGTCACGTGCCGTAGCCGCCTCGGGCCTGACGACGGCCCAGCCGCTGACCGGCGGCGAGTTGCAACTGCGGCTCGCCGACATCTCCACCTCCCTCGCCCCGTTGTGGTCGGTGGCCGCCCTGCTGCTGGCAGTCGTGGCCGTCGCGGCAGCGGTGCGTGCCGTGCGGCCCCGGGCCCGGCGCCGCCAGGCCCGGCTGTGGGACTGCGGCGGCGGCGCGCCCTCGGCACGGATGGCCTACACAGCGACCTCGTTCGCCGAACCCCTGCAGCGCGTCTTCGACGACGTCCTGGCCCCCGAGCAGGACCTGGACATCACCCCGGTGCGCGAGTCCGCCTACCTGGTGGAACGGGTGCGCTACCAGCACAAGGTCCCCGACCGGATCGAGCACCGCCTGTACCGGCCGGTGCTGGCCGCCCTTGATTTCGTGGGCCGGCGCTCGCGGCCGCTGGCGAGCGGCAGTATCCATCTCTACCTCGGCTACGGGCTGTTCGGCCTGGTCGCCCTCCTGGGAGTGCTGGCGGTGGCCCGATGA
- a CDS encoding NADH-quinone oxidoreductase subunit H — translation MTSPSSGLVPYLAVTAQVLVVVGGAPLLTGLMRQVRARMEGRAGAGVAQPWRDARKLLRKEAISPVGTGPAFRLTPLLLVASTAVIAALVPLASTDTPFSARADLILVVALLALGTVSLALAGLDTGTAFGGMGASREMTIAALVEPTILLSVLALSIPAGSTSLPAIVAGRIHDPNRLASPSGLLAIVALAVVTLAEAGRLPVDNPSTHLELTMVHEAMILEYAGPDLALVELGSQMRLAVLLGLLATLAAPWGIATTSSWAALALALPLLAAKVALLGTGLAAVEVFWAKLRLFRVPELLAGSFLLAVLAVTASYFLTGA, via the coding sequence ATGACCAGCCCGTCCAGCGGCCTCGTCCCCTACCTCGCGGTCACCGCGCAGGTCCTGGTCGTGGTCGGCGGCGCGCCGCTGCTGACCGGGCTGATGCGCCAGGTCCGCGCGCGGATGGAGGGCCGCGCCGGGGCCGGGGTCGCCCAACCCTGGCGGGACGCACGCAAGCTGCTGCGCAAGGAGGCGATCAGCCCGGTCGGCACCGGGCCCGCGTTCCGGCTCACTCCGCTGCTGCTGGTCGCCAGCACCGCGGTCATCGCCGCCCTGGTGCCGCTGGCCTCGACCGACACCCCGTTCAGCGCCCGCGCCGACCTGATCCTGGTGGTCGCCCTGCTGGCGCTGGGCACCGTGTCGCTGGCCCTGGCCGGCCTGGACACCGGCACCGCGTTCGGCGGCATGGGCGCCTCGCGGGAGATGACCATCGCCGCCCTGGTCGAGCCGACGATCCTGCTCTCGGTCCTGGCGTTGTCGATACCGGCCGGGTCCACCAGCCTGCCCGCCATCGTGGCAGGACGGATCCACGACCCGAACCGGCTGGCCTCGCCCTCCGGGCTGCTGGCGATCGTCGCACTGGCGGTGGTCACCCTGGCCGAGGCCGGACGCCTCCCGGTGGACAACCCCTCCACCCACCTGGAACTGACCATGGTCCACGAGGCCATGATCCTGGAGTACGCAGGCCCGGACCTGGCCCTGGTCGAACTCGGCTCGCAGATGCGGCTGGCCGTCCTGCTCGGACTCCTGGCAACCCTGGCCGCCCCGTGGGGCATCGCCACCACCAGCTCCTGGGCGGCGCTCGCACTCGCGCTGCCGCTGCTGGCGGCCAAGGTCGCCCTGCTGGGGACGGGACTGGCGGCGGTCGAGGTGTTCTGGGCCAAGCTGCGGCTGTTCCGGGTTCCCGAACTGCTGGCCGGATCCTTCCTGCTGGCGGTCCTCGCAGTGACCGCCTCCTACTTCCTGACCGGAGCGTGA
- a CDS encoding proton-conducting transporter membrane subunit, protein MLNLFGVDLLLSLPLAVPALTAACYALPGRRPVTGWAGMLSPAAILTSATTLAATVPGHGPVRAWGHLLRADALAVWMLLVVGAIATLAVAAGPAYLAGERDAGTVGDIAARRYCLLVHAFLTAMALAVLAENLGVLWVAVEATTVVTAFLVGHRRTRASVEAAWKYVVICSVGIALAFLGTVLLYYAARQAGLSEAAALDWPTLAARAHQLDPDTTRLGFGLIVLGFGAKAGLVPLHAWLPDAHSQAPAPVSALMSGVLLSVSFTAVLRYKVIADAALGTGFARLLLTGTSLLTLALAAGLLLAQRDYKRMLAYSSMEHMSLIALGAAVGSPLAIAAVLLHIAGHGLAKTVAFCSAGQILQLRRTTRIGRLRGLLGQAPTLGAAFGLAVVALLGLPPFSLFASEVGIARAGFAAGLGVPISAALFLVLAAFAALVLRSTRMLLGPPPTVPTGTGAVSPPVRIGATAAAPLLLGLLACAALGITTGPLTDLLHTAATVIGGH, encoded by the coding sequence ATGCTGAACCTATTCGGAGTCGACCTGCTGCTGAGTCTCCCGCTCGCCGTACCCGCCCTGACCGCCGCCTGCTACGCCCTGCCGGGCCGACGCCCCGTCACCGGCTGGGCCGGAATGCTCTCCCCGGCCGCGATCCTCACCAGCGCGACCACCCTAGCCGCCACCGTCCCCGGCCACGGGCCCGTCCGCGCTTGGGGCCACCTGCTGCGCGCCGACGCGCTGGCCGTGTGGATGCTGCTGGTTGTCGGCGCGATCGCCACCCTGGCCGTCGCCGCCGGACCCGCCTACCTGGCCGGGGAACGCGACGCGGGAACAGTCGGCGACATCGCCGCCCGCCGCTACTGCCTGCTGGTGCACGCCTTCCTCACCGCCATGGCCCTTGCGGTCCTGGCCGAGAACCTGGGCGTGCTGTGGGTCGCGGTCGAGGCCACCACCGTCGTCACCGCCTTCCTGGTCGGCCACCGCCGCACCCGCGCCAGCGTCGAGGCAGCCTGGAAGTACGTGGTCATCTGCTCGGTCGGCATCGCCCTGGCGTTCCTCGGCACCGTCCTGCTCTATTACGCCGCCCGCCAGGCCGGACTGTCCGAGGCCGCCGCCCTGGACTGGCCCACCCTGGCCGCCCGCGCACACCAACTCGACCCCGACACCACCCGGCTGGGCTTCGGCCTGATCGTGCTCGGCTTCGGCGCCAAGGCAGGGCTCGTCCCCCTGCACGCCTGGCTGCCCGACGCCCACAGCCAGGCCCCCGCCCCCGTCTCCGCCCTGATGTCCGGAGTCCTCCTCTCGGTCTCCTTCACCGCCGTACTCCGCTACAAGGTCATCGCCGACGCCGCCCTGGGCACCGGCTTCGCCCGCCTGCTGCTCACCGGCACCTCCCTGCTCACCCTCGCCCTGGCCGCCGGCCTCCTGCTCGCACAGCGCGATTACAAGCGGATGCTGGCGTACTCCAGCATGGAGCACATGAGCCTGATCGCCCTGGGGGCGGCGGTCGGCAGCCCGCTGGCGATCGCCGCCGTGCTGCTGCACATCGCGGGCCACGGACTGGCCAAGACCGTCGCGTTCTGCTCCGCCGGACAGATCCTGCAGCTGCGCCGCACCACCCGCATCGGCCGGCTGCGCGGCCTGCTCGGCCAGGCGCCGACCCTCGGCGCGGCCTTCGGACTGGCCGTGGTCGCCCTGCTCGGGCTGCCGCCCTTCAGCCTCTTCGCCTCCGAGGTCGGCATCGCCCGCGCCGGCTTCGCCGCCGGACTCGGAGTCCCGATCTCCGCCGCCCTGTTCCTGGTCCTGGCCGCGTTCGCCGCCCTCGTCCTGCGCAGCACCCGCATGCTGCTGGGCCCGCCGCCGACCGTCCCGACCGGCACCGGCGCCGTTTCGCCACCCGTACGGATCGGGGCGACAGCCGCGGCGCCGCTGCTCCTCGGGCTGCTGGCCTGCGCCGCCCTGGGCATCACCACCGGGCCGCTGACCGACCTGCTGCACACCGCCGCCACGGTCATCGGAGGGCACTGA